In the Styela clava chromosome 8, kaStyClav1.hap1.2, whole genome shotgun sequence genome, one interval contains:
- the LOC120345512 gene encoding integrator complex subunit 1-like, translating to MKRTTSGPPKRLRPGPPADLIALGKSKTELQRAAPEPSLPSIKKVSTFHTIAAATSSHQSRMSPTIPEPSVKYIDAAAQDLLKKVTEAKDQETVDGLVCGAIRVLRANRLRPDQVIVYTLMVLAKKQPSIFTSEMVVECLVGLLKKDVGLEYIKSKGNSISAVLACNLLFAGFEQNYSWPSLLVKVFIEDSLSDRIWVDHPKCKKFVSSVSTAFDTVRISKEHKVDTGEDVDMKEKDESSEDEKNVSKRFMASAELVRLYAIDMVRERVNRRQGTISAQDPTGAASGRHLIKTLIAMCGISEIRVIAAHKLEMWSQNPKLAKSTQDLLMSICVNCRDHNQDDVDVISCLVKMRLKTKALLNHYIQCLKILIDAHKDSINTLFSYIIYNELSSARNPTNMSVIAALLQHKPKIAAETLAIVCQDLLLQKEDYLRAVRALVREIVRIAKHDVQFTSFALGIMKEPDREKFMHLDQAHKERFVSSTADLVCLLMLVSISPTVKEAIGVITKKATPTSEVDHDTIFHGHKLDLAAMQRDAVWWLHATAVPLLLPKITTPDLGQHIHKLLFLKSAETYYMKDNWPPESERAMMVKHCAEVPLLEDTIMRLAVIGLSHEHPIAPAETLELIGQLVHRAGALAKPHFNPIPVERRDVIDTLLSLAQYHHPENIHLPSDYVPPSLAISLLYWSIWQTLLIISSFNPSSIGLQAWNEYPILRSFMEMAIINNFTFPLATVVDENERSQIVNKEMQMVEMEKNEIIEFESHLAAATTHLAVTEETSLLLSQLIAMDTKGPPRRPPEHILNKTRLICSQIQVGAGLCRSRNPDFLLYIINRHGEDQAMPWLSSLVGSAKGDMSMLPVQCLCEYLMASSVDDSKAENKLIQEKEIVAQLQNSLRNQQTEESWQPINYFLRRLHSPQYETRLRAKHALSLVLRDEDMDTNEPKICHVQPVLEDYEWLLYQLVSLPNYNFVHSKAVDAITETIKWDSDESMVTACLAFLADDITKLDLSLEDSAQSVSRFALSTAHLLIDRQVLVRNILSDTIKKSGSSGKTIANIFVESILKIFLCHMNLIKKQHSSDGTDHEETMEQVPWCDTQDEIFLRWPRGSGHAQMHILVSQAMILLLTCGRPKQKRGDADSLEGNKMYQEVLQTWFAEDGSTIPKAFLMDTQEEALLLPDWLRLRLLHCEVNATDARLPIAGSRDLDLEQLLLFIQSFGIPYQSMDRLLGSLDEFCSSTPEAVANSVKDNRSYLAKLVEGQWKRGCCNGTDFHALLSMEKLSPRPSVIQTASATITDVVDLTVDQSEDSDIIMVSSPEKATSSQEEDENLSMLVDDSVTNMLQDLFMANGNDVIKYKMKKNLIFRNLMRSINLRKMKNSNGVVNCVSEMYALVSAKKTGLVFLNGLYMNTNWSCSLIRKIDSSLKRAKSCSNLSQRKIIDSSIEVFEKLVLILKVKAPSSLSSENHLLLLLQSWACSEKKQQAESEGLGQLDWARLEEFLRKQLAFLERDEEIKNKVALVAKILLEEIGNRKSKASRGKCDVQDDAFYASIGTTGLLIDWLQLLDPELLAHRPKLQRKLLFESQRLVTSSMPIKMSAKMSNIKLPQSLTSHQTYLLSLLAEHSNWETVYKCLQWLLSDSTYETSTEKSGKSQSSGINVDARTAMDFLWVCMHMSNIWKGRENKSTSLQEPVFYLNSEQFCRVLSYMVASSTKQASSTLKSGWGGTSYFELFLVFYTRFGQKVMRSENLEKTVMFVYSKAKENTVDLWWQLLAQLYILQPFHDVWNTTNSQCNEGIEQNYTLAKAVTSSEVGSICRLDSLVQMLLDRIGYVKETGRVDARDSVTAIQSSVDSAYDASLILKKLASCCPAIVLRQLSLMLITLSGRTWYEFREFKAKNHLLFMSQLLGILDSIGHQLFDNDYANDVDKIIDTYLQMCSNYCTKARRQLRDVMHNTLQIVYLFLQKKPQRAHRIVYQYMYMLQGLMDHTYSDHDYVVSLIRKIMNTVESAPLMMNTYNAETEEPVNDDILIIDTEISDANEQATPYLRILAKSDDLENIAQVLAELSDTKRKITNLEPFLPHFTKLFTTCRESSIRHAALSASIVCMRASPSRSCPQILPAYLSCLTGIKTPLVSTSSQTRLYELDETTAVTGTNSDELAQTALDFLPDVVVLCRERAAKILEAAFACGSRGGVGIQPPGPQGLLGTPVAIGGKSTWQDLSELLAKSVTLLSGLAQSNVKPAPSGQS from the coding sequence ATGAAACGGACTACCAGCGGGCCTCCTAAGAGACTTCGTCCAGGGCCACCTGCGGATTTAATTGCACTTGGAAAAAGCAAAACTGAACTTCAGAGAGCAGCCCCTGAACCAAGCCTACCGTCGATAAAGAAGGTATCTACATTCCACACCATAGCCGCAGCAACGTCTTCTCACCAATCTCGTATGTCACCCACTATTCCTGAACCGTCTGTCAAATACATTGATGCTGCTGCCCAAGATTTACTAAAGAAAGTTACAGAGGCCAAAGATCAGGAAACGGTTGATGGATTAGTTTGTGGGGCAATTCGTGTTTTACGAGCAAACAGACTCCGGCCTGATCAGGTAATTGTGTATACATTGATGGTTTTGGCAAAAAAACAGCCCTCTATTTTTACCAGTGAAATGGTAGTTGAATGTCTAGTGGGACTTCTTAAAAAAGATGTCGGATTGGAATATATTAAATCGAAAGGGAATAGCATTTCTGCTGTGCTCGCTTGCAATCTTCTCTTTGCaggatttgagcagaactataGCTGGCCTTCACTCTTGGTAAAAGTTTTCATTGAAGACTCATTGAGTGATCGAATATGGGTTGATCATCCCAAGTGTAAAAAATTTGTATCCAGTGTTAGTACCGCTTTTGACACCGTTCGGATTTCAAAAGAACATAAAGTTGATACTGGAGAAGATGTGGATATGAAGGAAAAAGATGAATCTtctgaagatgaaaaaaatgtttctaAGCGTTTCATGGCTTCAGCAGAACTTGTACGACTTTATGCAATAGATATGGTTCGAGAGAGAGTTAATCGCAGACAGGGCACTATTTCTGCACAGGACCCAACAGGTGCTGCTTCAGGTCGTCATTTGATCAAAACATTAATTGCAATGTGTGGAATATCGGAGATACGTGTTATAGCTGCTCATAAACTGGAAATGTGGTCTCAAAATCCTAAGCTAGCAAAATCTACACAAGACCTACTTATGTCGATATGTGTTAACTGCCGAGATCATAATCAGGATGATGTTGATGTTATATCTTGCTTGGTTAAAATGCGTCTCAAAACCAAGGCACTTCTAAATCATTATATTCagtgtttaaaaattttgatagaTGCTCATAAGGATTCAATCAATACATTGTTCAGCTACATTATTTATAATGAATTATCCAGTGCCAGGAATCCTACAAACATGTCTGTTATAGCTGCTCTTCTACAACATAAGCCCAAAATTGCTGCAGAAACTTTGGCAATAGTTTGCCAAGATCTTCTACTTCAAAAAGAAGATTATTTAAGAGCCGTTCGTGCACTTGTTAGGGAAATAGTAAGAATTGCAAAGCATGATGTACAGTTTACTTCATTTGCCCTTGGTATAATGAAAGAGCCAGATCGTGAAAAGTTCATGCATTTGGATCAGGCTCATAAAGAGAGATTTGTTTCTTCCACTGCTGATTTAGTATGTCTTCTGATGTTAGTAAGTATCTCTCCGACAGTAAAAGAGGCAATTGGGGTTATTACGAAAAAGGCCACCCCCACATCAGAAGTTGATCATGATACTATTTTTCATGGCCATAAATTGGATTTAGCTGCAATGCAACGAGATGCTGTTTGGTGGTTACATGCCACTGCAGTTCCCCTTCTTTTACCTAAAATTACAACACCGGATTTGGGACAGCATATTCACAAACTGCTTTTTCTGAAGTCCGCTGAAACCTACTACATGAAGGATAACTGGCCACCTGAATCTGAAAGAGCAATGATGGTAAAACACTGTGCGGAAGTTCCATTACTGGAAGACACAATCATGCGACTGGCTGTCATTGGCCTTTCACACGAACATCCAATCGCTCCGGCAGAGACTCTTGAGCTTATTGGTCAATTAGTTCACAGAGCTGGTGCTTTGGCGAAACCACATTTCAACCCTATTCCAGTCGAGAGAAGGGATGTCATTGACACATTGTTATCTCTCGCTCAATATCATCATCCTGAAAATATCCATCTTCCCTCTGACTATGTGCCACCGTCTTTAGCAATTTCTCTGCTGTATTGGTCAATTTGGCAAACTTTGCTTATTATTTCTTCTTTTAATCCCAGCTCTATAGGTCTTCAGGCGTGGAATGAATATCCAATTCTTAGAAGTTTCATGGAGATGGCAATCATAAACAATTTCACATTTCCACTGGCAACAGTAGTTGATGAAAATGAGAGATCACAAATTGTGAATAAAGAAATGCAAATGGTGGAGATggagaaaaatgaaattattgagtTTGAATCACATTTGGCAGCAGCCACCACACATCTTGCTGTAACAGAGGAGACAAGTTTGTTGCTTTCTCAACTTATTGCTATGGACACAAAAGGCCCACCTCGTCGACCACCTGAACATATACTAAACAAGACTCGATTGATATGTAGTCAGATTCAAGTTGGAGCCGGTTTATGCAGATCTAGAAATCCAGATTTCTTATTATACATCATTAATAGACACGGAGAAGACCAGGCAATGCCATGGTTGTCTAGTCTGGTTGGCTCTGCCAAAGGAGATATGAGTATGCTTCCAGTACAATGCCTTTGTGAATATCTCATGGCGAGCAGTGTTGATGATAGCAAAGCAGAAAACAAGCTAATACAAGAGAAAGAAATTGTCGCTCAACTTCAAAATTCATTACGAAATCAACAAACTGAAGAATCCTGGCAACCAATAAACTATTTTTTACGCAGGCTACATTCCCCACAATATGAAACAAGACTGAGAGCAAAGCATGCTCTATCTCTCGTTCTGAGGGATGAGGACATGGATACCAATGAACCAAAAATATGCCATGTACAACCTGTTCTAGAAGACTATGAGTGGCTGCTATATCAACTTGTGTCCCTACCTAACTACAACTTTGTTCATTCAAAAGCAGTTGATGCAATTACTGAGACAATTAAATGGGATAGTGATGAAAGTATGGTCACAGCTTGTTTAGCTTTTCTTGCTGATGACATAACCAAATTAGATTTATCGTTAGAAGATTCTGCTCAATCTGTCTCTCGTTTTGCCTTGTCTACAGCTCACTTGCTTATTGACAGGCAAGTACTGGTGAGAAATATATTATCTGATACAATTAAGAAATCAGGTTCGAGTGGAAAAACTATAgcaaatatatttgttgaatctattttgaaaatatttttatgtcacATGAACTTGATCAAAAAACAACATTCTTCAGATGGGACAGATCACGAAGAGACAATGGAGCAAGTACCTTGGTGTGACACACAGGACGAAATTTTTTTAAGGTGGCCTAGAGGAAGCGGTCATGCCCAGATGCATATTCTTGTTTCACAGGCCATGATTTTACTTTTGACATGCGGACGTCCAAAACAAAAGAGAGGTGATGCAGATTCTTTAGAAGGTAATAAAATGTACCAGGAAGTGTTACAGACATGGTTTGCAGAGGATGGCTCAACTATTCCCAAAGCTTTCTTGATGGATACCCAAGAGGAAGCCCTTCTACTTCCCGACTGGTTGAGACTTCGTTTATTACACTGCGAAGTTAATGCGACAGATGCTAGACTTCCAATTGCTGGATCCCGAGATTTGGACCTCGAACAGTTGTTGCTCTTTATACAATCTTTTGGTATTCCATATCAATCAATGGACAGACTATTAGGTAGCCTCGATGAGTTTTGTTCATCAACACCTGAAGCTGTTGCTAATTCAGTAAAAGACAATAGATCTTATCTTGCTAAACTTGTGGAGGGCCAGTGGAAAAGGGGATGCTGCAATGGTACTGATTTTCACGCTTTATTGTCAATGGAAAAATTATCACCTCGTCCTTCAGTAATTCAAACAGCATCTGCCACGATAACGGATGTAGTAGATTTGACGGTCGATCAAAGTGAGGATTCTGATATTATCATGGTTTCATCTCCAGAAAAAGCAACATCTAGTCAAGAAGAGGATGAAAATCTATCTATGCTAGTGGATGACAGTGTAACTAACATGTTGCAAGATTTATTTATGGCCAATGGTAATGATGTCATCaagtataaaatgaaaaagaacTTGATATTCAGGAATTTAATGAGGTCTATCAAtttgcgaaaaatgaaaaattctaaTGGTGTAGTTAATTGTGTTTCCGAAATGTATGCCCTTGTTTCTGCTAAGAAAACGGGATTGGTGTTTTTGAACGGTTTGTACATGAATACTAACTGGAGCTGCAGCCTTATCAGAAAAATTGATTCCTCTTTGAAAAGAGCAAAATCATGTAGCAATTTATCTCAGAGAAAAATAATAGATTCCAGTATAgaagtttttgaaaaacttGTGTTGATACTTAAAGTGAAAGCACCAAGCTCATTGTCATCTGAAAATCATTTATTACTATTACTACAGTCCTGGGCATGTTCAGAAAAGAAACAGCAAGCTGAAAGCGAAGGTTTAGGTCAGCTTGACTGGGCAAGACTTGAAGAATTCTTACGAAAGCAGTTGGCATTCCTTGAAAgagatgaagaaataaaaaacaaagtaGCACTTGTGGCAAAAATACTCTTAGAAGAAATTGGGAATAGAAAATCAAAAGCTAGCAGGGGAAAATGCGATGTTCAAGATGATGCATTTTATGCAAGTATTGGGACAACTGGACTTTTAATAGATTGGCTTCAGTTACTTGACCCTGAGCTTCTTGCCCACCGGCCAAAACTGCAGCGAAAATTACTTTTTGAGTCACAGCGCTTGGTTACTTCATCCATGCCTATCAAGATGTCAGCAAAAATGAGTAATATAAAACTTCCACAGTCATTGACTTCTCATCAAACATATCTTCTTTCACTTCTGGCTGAACACAGTAATTGGGAGACTGTTTACAAATGTCTGCAATGGCTGCTTTCAGATTCCACTTATGAAACAAGCACAGAAAAATCTGGAAAGAGTCAGTCTTCTGGAATCAATGTTGATGCTCGCACAGCAATGGATTTCCTCTGGGTTTGTATGCATATGTCTAATATTTGGAAAGGTCGTGAAAACAAGAGCACTAGTTTGCAGGAACCTGTTTTCTACTTAAATTCTGAACAATTTTGCAGAGTTTTAAGTTACATGGTTGCATCAAGCACCAAACAAGCCAGTTCTACTTTGAAAAGTGGTTGGGGAGGTACTTCTTATTTTGAGTTATTCCTGGTTTTCTATACCAGGTTTGGTCAAAAGGTAATGAGATCTGAGAATCTTGAAAAAACTGTCATGTTTGTTTACTCAAAAGCTAAAGAAAATACAGTAGACTTGTGGTGGCAGCTTCTAGCTCAGCTCTATATTTTACAACCATTTCATGATGTTTGGAATACAACCAATTCACAGTGTAATGAAGGTATTGAACAAAACTACACTCTTGCCAAAGCAGTTACATCTTCAGAGGTTGGATCCATTTGTCGTTTGGATTCACTTGTACAAATGTTACTTGATAGAATTGGTTATGTCAAAGAAACTGGACGTGTCGATGCTCGAGACTCCGTTACAGCTATTCAGTCAAGTGTTGATAGTGCATATGATGCAAGCCTAATTCTCAAAAAGCTTGCCAGTTGTTGCCCAGCTATTGTTTTGCGACAACTTTCTTTAATGTTGATTACACTTTCTGGACGTACTTGGTATGAATTTCGAGAATTTAAAGCCAAAAATCACCTGTTGTTCATGTCTCAACTTCTTGGAATCTTGGATTCAATAGGTCATCAATTGTTTGATAATGATTATGCAAATGATGTTGACAAAATTATTGACACTTACCTCCAGATGTGTTCAAATTATTGTACCAAAGCGAGAAGGCAACTTCGTGATGTCATGCACAACACTCTGCAAATTGTTTATCTATTTTTACAAAAGAAACCGCAGCGAGCTCATCGGATTGTTTaccaatacatgtatatgctcCAAGGACTGATGGACCATACATATAGTGATCATGACTATGTTGTTTCTTTGATAAGGAAAATAATGAACACTGTTGAATCAGCTCCACTAATGATGAATACATACAATGCTGAAACAGAGGAACCTGTTAACGATGACATTTTAATCATAGATACTGAAATAAGCGATGCAAATGAACAAGCCACACCATATCTGAGAATTTTGGCCAAAAGTGATGATTTGGAAAATATTGCACAGGTTTTGGCAGAGTTATCTGACACAAAgcgaaaaataacaaatttggaGCCTTTTTTACCACACTTCACCAAGTTATTTACAACTTGCAGAGAAAGTAGTATCAGACACGCAGCCCTAAGTGCATCTATTGTTTGTATGCGGGCCTCCCCTTCTCGAAGTTGCCCACAAATATTACCAGCGTATCTATCCTGCCTAACTGGTATAAAAACACCGCTTGTTTCAACTTCCAGTCAAACAAGACTTTATGAATTGGATGAAACCACTGCAGTAACTGGGACCAATTCAGATGAACTTGCACAAACAGCTTTAGATTTCTTACCtgatgttgttgttttgtgtagagAAAGAGCAGCAAAGATTTTGGAAGCAGCTTTCGCTTGTGGTTCCAGAGGGGGAGTAGGCATTCAGCCACCTGGACCTCAGGGATTGCTTGGAACACCAGTAGCTATCGGAGGAAAATCAACATGGCAGGATTTGAGTGAACTTCTTGCCAAGTCAGTAACCTTGTTAAGTGGTCTCGCACAGTCAAATGTGAAACCTGCACCATCAGGACAGAGTTGA